In a genomic window of Rhodovulum sp. P5:
- a CDS encoding glyoxylate/hydroxypyruvate reductase A gives MLTVLFSAPARRWAEYEAPLTTALAEAGIAARLVTKADRPGDVDYIVYAPNGGLEDFTPFTGCRAVLSLWAGVETIVTNRTLTQPLCRMVDAGLEEGMVEWVTGHVLRHHLGLDRYILNADRTWAPQVPPLARDRRVAVLGLGALGRASAEALAALRFRVLGWSRTARDIPGIDCRHGPDGLRAVLSQAEIVVLLLPLTAETEGLMDAERLGWLPQGAVLLNPGRGALIDDDALLAALDRGQVGHATLDVFRVEPLPEGHPFWAHSQVTVTPHIASETRATTAARVVAENIRRGEAGEPFLYLVDRDRGY, from the coding sequence GTGCTGACCGTTCTGTTTTCCGCGCCCGCCCGGCGCTGGGCGGAATATGAGGCGCCCCTGACCACCGCGCTGGCAGAGGCCGGGATCGCGGCGAGGCTGGTGACCAAGGCCGACCGGCCCGGCGACGTGGATTACATCGTCTATGCCCCGAATGGCGGGCTGGAGGATTTTACGCCCTTCACCGGGTGCCGCGCGGTGCTCAGCCTTTGGGCGGGGGTCGAAACCATCGTCACGAACCGGACCCTGACCCAGCCGCTCTGCCGGATGGTCGACGCGGGGTTGGAGGAAGGCATGGTCGAATGGGTGACGGGGCATGTGTTGCGCCATCACCTCGGGCTCGACCGGTACATTCTGAATGCCGACCGGACGTGGGCGCCGCAGGTGCCGCCCCTGGCCCGTGACCGGAGGGTGGCCGTGCTGGGCCTCGGTGCCCTTGGCCGGGCCTCTGCCGAGGCGCTGGCCGCGTTGCGCTTTCGGGTGCTGGGGTGGAGCCGGACAGCGCGGGATATCCCCGGCATCGACTGCCGGCACGGGCCGGACGGGTTGCGCGCTGTGCTTTCGCAGGCCGAGATCGTCGTGCTGTTGCTGCCCCTGACGGCAGAGACGGAGGGGCTGATGGATGCCGAGCGTCTGGGCTGGCTGCCGCAGGGTGCCGTGCTGCTCAACCCCGGTCGCGGGGCGCTGATCGACGATGACGCGCTGCTGGCAGCGCTTGATCGCGGGCAGGTGGGGCATGCCACGCTGGATGTCTTCCGGGTCGAGCCGCTGCCCGAAGGGCATCCGTTCTGGGCGCATTCGCAGGTGACGGTCACGCCCCATATCGCGTCGGAAACCCGCGCGACGACCGCAGCGCGGGTCGTGGCCGAGAACATCCGCCGCGGCGAGGCGGGGGAGCCGTTCCTGTACCTGGTCGACCGCGACCGGGGATACTGA
- a CDS encoding rod shape-determining protein encodes MAGFGGLFSSDIAIDLGTANTLVYVKGRGIILNEPSVVAFHVKDGRKQVLAVGEDAKLMLGRTPGSIEAIRPMREGVIADFDVAEEMIKYFIRKVHKRTTFTKPKVIVCVPHGATPVEKRAIRQSVLSAGARRAGLIAEPISAAIGAGMPITDPTGSMVVDIGGGTTEVAVLSLGDIVYARSVRVGGDRMDDAVVNYLRRQQNLLIGEATAERIKTSIGSARMPDDGRGAVMHIRGRDLLNGVPKEIEINQAQIAEALAEPVQQICEAVMTALEATPPDLAADIVDRGVMLTGGGALLGELDLALREQTGLAISVADESMNCVALGTGKALEYEKQLRHVIDYES; translated from the coding sequence ATGGCAGGATTTGGCGGTTTGTTCTCGTCGGACATCGCGATCGACCTTGGTACGGCCAATACGCTGGTCTACGTCAAGGGGCGCGGCATCATTCTGAATGAACCCTCGGTTGTGGCCTTCCACGTCAAGGACGGGCGCAAGCAAGTTCTGGCCGTGGGCGAGGATGCCAAGCTGATGCTGGGCCGGACCCCCGGCAGCATTGAGGCGATCCGGCCCATGCGCGAAGGGGTGATCGCCGATTTCGACGTGGCCGAAGAGATGATCAAGTATTTCATCCGCAAGGTTCACAAGCGCACCACCTTTACCAAGCCCAAGGTCATCGTCTGCGTCCCCCACGGTGCGACACCGGTTGAAAAGCGCGCCATCCGCCAGTCTGTCCTGTCGGCAGGCGCCCGGCGTGCAGGGCTGATCGCCGAACCGATCTCGGCCGCTATCGGGGCGGGCATGCCGATCACCGATCCCACCGGAAGCATGGTGGTCGATATCGGCGGCGGCACGACCGAGGTTGCGGTTCTCAGCCTGGGCGACATTGTTTATGCGCGCTCCGTGCGCGTGGGCGGCGACCGGATGGACGACGCGGTGGTGAACTACCTGAGGCGCCAGCAAAACCTGCTGATCGGCGAGGCCACGGCGGAGCGGATCAAGACCTCCATCGGCTCCGCGCGGATGCCCGATGACGGGCGCGGCGCGGTGATGCATATCCGCGGGCGTGACCTGCTGAACGGTGTGCCGAAGGAAATCGAGATCAACCAGGCCCAGATTGCCGAGGCGCTGGCCGAACCGGTGCAGCAGATCTGCGAGGCGGTGATGACCGCGCTGGAGGCCACGCCCCCCGACCTTGCCGCCGACATCGTGGACCGGGGTGTCATGCTGACCGGGGGCGGCGCGCTGCTGGGGGAACTGGATCTGGCGCTGCGGGAACAAACCGGCCTTGCCATCTCGGTGGCCGATGAATCGATGAACTGCGTGGCACTCGGGACGGGCAAGGCGCTGGAATACGAAAAACAGCTTCGGCATGTGATAGACTACGAAAGCTAA
- a CDS encoding SseB family protein yields the protein MTEETPLDQAHRAMVAAPDETVPRLRYFGALAAAEMILLLEAEAEGDQIVPAAFETEDGQVVLAFDSEERLTAFTGAPSPYAALPGRVLADMLAGKGLGLGVNFGTDSAELLPAEAIDWWARVLATPPAPVDMRPEALTPPRDLNGPLLMALHAHLGAIAGLAESAWLADLRGDDGSTGVFLAFCGVMPGAENAIARTVSDAVRFSGLEDGAVDVACLAADDPVAVALARLGVRIDLPAPVQERVSVVPDPDAPPRLR from the coding sequence ATGACCGAAGAAACCCCGCTGGATCAGGCCCACCGCGCGATGGTCGCGGCCCCGGACGAGACCGTGCCGCGCCTGCGCTATTTCGGGGCGCTGGCGGCGGCCGAGATGATCCTGCTGCTGGAGGCCGAAGCCGAGGGCGATCAGATCGTGCCTGCCGCCTTCGAGACCGAGGATGGCCAGGTCGTGCTCGCCTTCGACAGCGAAGAGCGTCTGACCGCCTTTACCGGCGCACCGTCCCCCTATGCCGCGCTGCCCGGCCGGGTGCTGGCGGACATGCTGGCCGGGAAGGGGCTGGGGCTGGGCGTGAATTTCGGGACGGACAGTGCCGAATTGCTGCCCGCAGAGGCCATCGACTGGTGGGCGCGGGTTCTGGCCACCCCGCCGGCCCCGGTCGACATGCGCCCAGAGGCGCTGACCCCGCCGCGCGATCTGAATGGGCCGCTGCTGATGGCCCTGCATGCCCATCTGGGCGCAATCGCGGGACTGGCTGAAAGCGCATGGCTGGCCGATCTGCGGGGGGACGATGGCAGCACCGGGGTATTTCTGGCCTTTTGCGGCGTGATGCCCGGCGCGGAAAACGCCATCGCACGCACGGTGTCCGACGCGGTGCGGTTCAGCGGGCTTGAGGACGGCGCGGTCGATGTCGCCTGTCTGGCCGCCGATGATCCCGTCGCGGTCGCGCTGGCCCGCTTAGGCGTGCGGATCGACCTGCCCGCCCCGGTGCAAGAACGGGTGTCCGTCGTGCCGGACCCAGACGCCCCGCCCCGCCTGCGATAA
- a CDS encoding helix-turn-helix transcriptional regulator, translated as MNQTAFPDLTLARMASAFAALGSEQRLSVLRTLVRAGPEGLPIGQLGARSGITGSTLTHHMKILAQAGLVTQTRQGRSIICAAAAYPEMQALSDFLLSECCADATCPHEDHAHG; from the coding sequence ATGAATCAGACCGCCTTCCCCGACCTGACCCTTGCGCGCATGGCCTCTGCCTTTGCCGCGCTGGGATCCGAACAGCGGCTTTCGGTCCTGCGCACACTGGTGCGGGCGGGGCCAGAGGGGTTGCCGATCGGGCAGTTGGGCGCGCGGTCGGGGATCACCGGGTCCACCCTGACCCATCACATGAAAATCCTGGCGCAGGCCGGGCTGGTCACGCAGACGCGGCAGGGCCGGTCGATCATCTGTGCCGCGGCCGCCTATCCCGAGATGCAGGCGCTGTCGGACTTCCTGCTGTCGGAATGCTGCGCCGACGCCACCTGCCCGCATGAGGATCACGCCCATGGCTGA
- the mrdA gene encoding penicillin-binding protein 2: protein MKRTSRDAEESGRRITRRALVVGGAQALFVSALALRMRHLQVTQADQFRLLAEENRINIRLIAPARGLIYDRTGHIVADNDQNYSIVIVREDAGDPDEALARLNRLVPLDEETMERALKEIRRHSPFVPVTIADRMRWEDVASVAVNAPVLPGISPEVGMSRNYPMGRDFAHVVGYVGPVSDYDLSKIEDPDPLLQIPRFQIGKTGVEAKSELDLRGKAGTRRIEVNAAGRVIRELDRIEGQPGSELQLTVDAGLQNFMQARLGEESAAAVVIDLEDGDLLGIASSPSFDPNKFVRGISVPDYRALTENPYRPLSNKAVQGAYPPGSTFKVVTALAALEDGAIGPGETVWCPGYMAVGGRRFHCWRRGGHGHVDLMKSLQQSCDVYYYEVGQRVGIDKIAAMARKLGLGERHDVPLSAVVAGIAPDKLWKREKHGEDWLPGDTLNAAIGQGYVLASPLQLAVMSARIATGRAVRPRLIKSVDGVEQPSGRGEPLDISRANLIRIRRAMDAVVNTTRGTARSSRVVAEGMEMAGKTGTSQVRNITAAERAAGVFRNEDLPWNRRDHALFVAFAPVERPRIAVAVVVEHGGGGSSAAAPVARDITLRALYGRVPPLSAYPKAQRWKVEERFRGLELDDPGTPTSSGRSRA, encoded by the coding sequence ATGAAGCGCACCTCCCGCGATGCAGAGGAAAGCGGCCGCCGCATCACGCGCCGGGCGCTTGTGGTCGGCGGTGCGCAGGCCCTGTTCGTGTCGGCCCTTGCCCTGCGGATGCGTCATCTTCAGGTCACGCAGGCCGATCAGTTCCGCCTGCTGGCCGAGGAAAACCGGATCAATATCCGTCTGATCGCCCCGGCGCGCGGGCTGATCTATGACCGCACCGGTCACATCGTGGCCGACAACGACCAGAACTACAGCATCGTCATCGTGCGCGAGGATGCCGGCGACCCGGACGAGGCGCTTGCGCGGCTGAACCGTCTGGTGCCCCTCGACGAGGAGACGATGGAGCGGGCCTTGAAGGAAATCCGCCGCCACAGCCCCTTCGTGCCGGTCACCATCGCCGACCGGATGCGGTGGGAAGACGTGGCCAGCGTGGCCGTCAACGCCCCGGTGCTGCCCGGCATTTCGCCCGAGGTCGGCATGTCGCGCAACTATCCCATGGGCCGGGATTTCGCCCATGTGGTGGGCTATGTCGGGCCGGTGTCGGACTATGACCTGTCCAAGATCGAGGACCCCGATCCGCTGTTGCAGATCCCGCGGTTTCAGATCGGCAAGACCGGGGTCGAGGCGAAATCGGAGTTGGACCTGCGCGGCAAGGCCGGCACCCGCCGAATCGAGGTGAACGCCGCTGGCCGGGTGATCCGCGAGCTTGACCGGATCGAGGGGCAGCCGGGATCGGAACTGCAACTGACCGTCGATGCCGGCTTGCAGAACTTCATGCAGGCCCGGCTGGGGGAGGAAAGCGCCGCCGCCGTGGTCATCGATCTGGAAGACGGCGATCTTCTCGGGATCGCCTCGTCGCCCAGTTTCGACCCCAACAAGTTCGTACGCGGCATTTCTGTGCCCGACTATCGTGCGCTGACGGAAAACCCCTATCGGCCGCTGTCCAACAAGGCGGTGCAGGGGGCCTATCCGCCGGGATCGACCTTCAAGGTCGTCACGGCCCTTGCCGCGCTGGAAGACGGCGCCATCGGCCCGGGTGAAACCGTCTGGTGCCCCGGTTACATGGCGGTTGGCGGGCGACGGTTCCACTGCTGGCGCCGGGGCGGGCACGGCCATGTCGACCTGATGAAAAGCCTGCAGCAGTCCTGCGACGTCTACTATTACGAGGTCGGTCAGCGGGTGGGCATCGACAAGATCGCCGCGATGGCCCGCAAGCTGGGTCTGGGGGAGCGTCACGACGTGCCGCTTTCGGCCGTGGTGGCCGGGATCGCCCCGGACAAGTTGTGGAAGCGCGAGAAACATGGAGAGGACTGGCTGCCCGGCGACACGCTGAATGCCGCGATCGGGCAGGGCTATGTGCTGGCCAGCCCCCTGCAACTGGCGGTGATGAGCGCGCGGATCGCCACGGGGCGTGCCGTCCGGCCGCGGCTGATCAAATCGGTGGACGGGGTTGAACAACCGTCCGGCCGGGGGGAACCGCTGGATATCAGCCGGGCGAACCTGATCCGCATCCGCCGCGCGATGGACGCGGTCGTCAACACCACCCGCGGCACGGCGCGCAGTTCCCGCGTGGTGGCCGAGGGGATGGAGATGGCCGGCAAGACCGGCACCAGCCAGGTGCGCAACATCACGGCGGCCGAACGCGCCGCCGGCGTTTTCCGCAACGAAGACCTGCCGTGGAACCGGCGCGACCATGCCCTGTTCGTGGCGTTCGCCCCGGTGGAGCGCCCGCGCATCGCCGTGGCCGTCGTGGTCGAACATGGCGGCGGCGGGTCGAGTGCCGCGGCCCCCGTGGCGCGCGACATCACGCTGCGGGCGCTCTACGGCCGGGTGCCGCCGCTTTCGGCCTATCCCAAGGCGCAGCGCTGGAAGGTGGAGGAGCGGTTCCGCGGGCTGGAGCTTGACGATCCGGGCACGCCGACCTCCAGCGGGCGGAGCCGGGCATGA
- a CDS encoding PEP-CTERM sorting domain-containing protein (PEP-CTERM proteins occur, often in large numbers, in the proteomes of bacteria that also encode an exosortase, a predicted intramembrane cysteine proteinase. The presence of a PEP-CTERM domain at a protein's C-terminus predicts cleavage within the sorting domain, followed by covalent anchoring to some some component of the (usually Gram-negative) cell surface. Many PEP-CTERM proteins exhibit an unusual sequence composition that includes large numbers of potential glycosylation sites. Expression of one such protein has been shown restore the ability of a bacterium to form floc, a type of biofilm.) encodes MQSIVRTGLAGAGLALLASSAFALTISENDVGDFENTNDPYSVTDTVGVLDLGLNTVSGSIQSDCKNDGQDILCIGGADASDVFIFTIAAGQQLDSLVATISGFGPTGFAPGSGIFEANTIFENDTAVLNGTKALYASFMPLGANSYVFGIGQGLASAEGAAEYDWTLEYTVSAAPVPVPGAMGLLLAGLAGLGLRRKTSRP; translated from the coding sequence ATGCAGTCCATTGTCAGAACCGGCCTTGCCGGTGCAGGTCTTGCCTTGCTGGCGTCCAGCGCATTTGCGCTCACGATTTCGGAAAACGATGTCGGCGATTTCGAGAACACGAACGACCCCTATTCGGTCACGGATACGGTCGGCGTGCTCGATCTGGGGCTCAATACGGTTTCGGGATCGATCCAAAGTGACTGCAAGAACGATGGGCAGGATATCCTGTGCATCGGGGGCGCGGATGCCTCGGACGTCTTCATCTTCACGATTGCAGCGGGCCAGCAACTGGACAGCCTCGTTGCGACGATATCGGGATTTGGGCCGACCGGCTTTGCGCCGGGGTCGGGGATATTCGAGGCCAACACCATTTTCGAGAACGACACCGCCGTGCTGAACGGAACGAAGGCGCTTTACGCGTCTTTCATGCCGTTGGGGGCGAACAGCTATGTCTTCGGGATCGGCCAGGGGCTGGCCAGTGCGGAAGGCGCGGCAGAGTATGACTGGACGTTGGAATACACGGTTTCGGCGGCGCCGGTCCCGGTGCCCGGCGCAATGGGGCTGTTGCTTGCCGGACTGGCCGGTCTTGGACTGAGGCGAAAGACTTCGCGCCCCTGA
- a CDS encoding uracil-DNA glycosylase family protein, which yields MTTPLDHLRDQTAACRLCADRFAATATAHAPRPVPWFAPGARILVCGQAPGMRVHQAGKPFFDPSGDRLRDWMGIDAGTFYDLSRVSVLPMSFCFPGYNARGSDLPPPPLCAATWHAGVMAALGEVPLVLLIGGYAQKWHLGAAAKAGVTKTVADWQGFGPRIFPLPHPSWRNTAWLKRNPWFEADLVPALRARVNEVLS from the coding sequence ATGACCACCCCCCTTGACCATCTGCGCGACCAGACCGCTGCCTGCCGCCTCTGCGCCGATCGTTTCGCGGCCACCGCGACGGCCCATGCGCCGCGCCCGGTCCCGTGGTTCGCGCCGGGCGCACGTATCCTTGTCTGCGGACAGGCCCCGGGAATGCGGGTGCATCAGGCGGGCAAGCCGTTCTTCGATCCCTCCGGCGACCGGCTGCGGGACTGGATGGGGATCGACGCGGGCACCTTCTACGACCTTTCGCGGGTTTCGGTCTTGCCGATGAGCTTCTGCTTCCCCGGCTACAATGCCCGCGGTTCAGACCTGCCCCCGCCGCCACTATGCGCCGCGACGTGGCACGCCGGGGTGATGGCGGCATTGGGCGAGGTGCCGCTGGTCCTGCTGATCGGCGGCTATGCGCAGAAATGGCACCTTGGGGCCGCGGCCAAGGCGGGTGTCACGAAGACCGTCGCCGACTGGCAAGGCTTCGGCCCGCGCATCTTCCCCTTGCCTCACCCGTCATGGCGCAATACCGCGTGGCTGAAGCGCAATCCGTGGTTCGAGGCCGACCTCGTCCCCGCCCTGCGCGCCCGCGTGAACGAGGTACTGTCATGA
- the rodA gene encoding rod shape-determining protein RodA codes for MSYLEYTVKRVPTGFSKLLYVNWALVLLLCAVAGIGFMMLYSVAGGSLMPWAEPQMKRFVLGLVAMFVVAFVPIWFWRNMAALAYGLSICLLLGVELFGAVGMGAQRWIDLGFFRLQPSEVTKITLVMMLAAYYDWLDIRRVSRPEFVAIPLLLILIPTGLVLNQPDLGTALLLMAGGAIMMFLAGVHWLYFAVVVVLGGGLVAGVFFSRGTPWQLLKDYQYRRIDTFLDPSTDPLGAGYHITQSKIALGSGGWAGRGFMQGTQSRLNFLPEKHTDFIFTTLAEEFGFVGGISLLALYVLIILFCVFSALQNRDRFSSLLTLGIASTFFLFFALNMSMVMGLAPVVGLPLPLVSYGGSAMLVLMVAFGLVQSAHIHRPRGA; via the coding sequence ATGAGTTATCTTGAATACACCGTCAAACGGGTGCCGACAGGGTTCAGCAAGCTGCTCTACGTCAACTGGGCGCTGGTCCTGCTGCTGTGCGCCGTGGCCGGGATCGGGTTCATGATGCTCTACTCGGTTGCGGGCGGGTCGCTGATGCCATGGGCAGAGCCGCAGATGAAACGCTTCGTGCTGGGCCTTGTGGCGATGTTCGTCGTGGCCTTTGTGCCGATCTGGTTCTGGCGGAACATGGCGGCGCTGGCCTATGGGCTGTCGATCTGCCTGCTGTTGGGGGTGGAACTGTTCGGCGCCGTGGGGATGGGGGCGCAACGCTGGATCGACCTTGGTTTCTTCCGGCTGCAGCCTTCCGAGGTGACGAAGATCACGCTGGTGATGATGCTGGCAGCCTATTACGACTGGCTGGATATCCGCCGCGTGTCGCGCCCGGAATTCGTGGCGATCCCGCTGCTGTTGATCCTGATCCCGACGGGGCTTGTGCTGAACCAGCCCGACCTTGGGACTGCGTTGCTGCTGATGGCCGGGGGGGCCATCATGATGTTCCTCGCCGGTGTGCACTGGCTCTACTTCGCGGTGGTCGTGGTGCTGGGCGGGGGGCTGGTGGCCGGGGTGTTCTTCAGCCGCGGCACGCCATGGCAGCTTTTGAAAGACTACCAGTATCGGCGGATCGACACGTTTCTTGACCCCTCCACCGATCCGCTGGGGGCGGGATACCACATCACCCAGTCCAAGATCGCGCTGGGGTCCGGCGGTTGGGCCGGGCGGGGATTCATGCAGGGCACGCAGTCGCGGCTGAACTTTCTGCCCGAGAAACACACCGACTTCATCTTCACCACGCTGGCGGAGGAATTCGGCTTTGTCGGCGGCATATCGCTTCTGGCGCTTTACGTGCTGATCATCCTGTTCTGCGTGTTCTCGGCGTTGCAGAACCGGGACCGGTTCTCCTCGCTGCTCACGCTTGGGATCGCCTCGACCTTTTTCCTGTTCTTTGCGCTGAACATGTCGATGGTCATGGGGCTGGCCCCCGTGGTGGGGCTGCCCCTGCCGCTTGTGTCCTATGGCGGGTCGGCCATGCTGGTGCTGATGGTGGCTTTCGGGCTGGTGCAAAGCGCCCATATCCACCGGCCGCGGGGGGCGTGA
- a CDS encoding 2-isopropylmalate synthase — protein sequence MTDTPQQDRVLIFDTTLRDGEQSPGATMTHDEKLEIASMLDDMGVDIIEAGFPIASEGDFEAVRDIAKQSRNAVICGLARAQFPDIDRAWEAVQHAKHPRIHTFIGTSPLHRDITKLTQDEMVERIEATVTHARNLCDNVQWSPMDATRTEHDYLCRVVEMAIKCGATTINIPDTVGYTAPRESADLIAMLLERVPGADEIVFATHCHNDLGMATANALAAVEAGARQIECTINGLGERAGNTALEEVVMAMRVRNDIMPYATGIDTTKIMGLSRKVATVSGFAVQYNKAVVGKNAFAHESGIHQDGVLKNAETFEIMRPEDIGLNATNLVMGKHSGRAALRAKMKELGYDLGDNQLKDVFVRFKALADRKKEVYDDDLIALMRDSDLDASHDRIQVQFLRVICGTEAPQSADLILSIDGKEHRVTAQGDGPVDATFNAVKQLVPHNGHLELYQVHAVTGGTDAQATVSVRLQEAGHIATGQASDTDTVVASAKAYVNAINRLMVRREKTKPESEIQTA from the coding sequence ATGACCGATACCCCGCAACAGGACCGCGTCCTGATTTTCGACACGACGCTGCGTGACGGCGAACAAAGCCCCGGCGCGACCATGACCCATGACGAGAAGCTGGAGATCGCCTCCATGCTGGACGACATGGGCGTGGACATCATCGAGGCGGGCTTTCCCATCGCCTCCGAAGGGGATTTCGAGGCGGTGCGCGATATCGCCAAGCAATCGCGGAACGCCGTGATCTGCGGGCTGGCCCGTGCGCAGTTCCCCGATATCGACCGCGCGTGGGAGGCGGTGCAGCACGCCAAGCACCCCCGCATCCACACCTTCATCGGCACCTCGCCGCTCCATCGCGACATCACCAAGCTGACGCAGGACGAGATGGTGGAGCGGATCGAGGCGACCGTGACGCACGCCCGGAACCTCTGCGACAACGTGCAATGGTCGCCGATGGACGCCACGCGGACGGAACATGACTATCTGTGCCGGGTCGTTGAAATGGCGATCAAATGCGGCGCCACCACGATCAACATCCCCGACACGGTCGGTTACACCGCGCCGCGCGAGAGCGCGGACCTGATCGCCATGCTGCTGGAACGGGTGCCGGGTGCGGACGAAATCGTCTTCGCCACCCACTGCCATAACGATCTGGGCATGGCGACGGCCAATGCGCTCGCCGCGGTCGAGGCCGGGGCGCGCCAGATCGAATGCACCATCAACGGGCTTGGCGAGCGTGCGGGCAACACGGCCCTGGAAGAGGTGGTGATGGCGATGCGGGTGCGCAACGACATCATGCCCTACGCCACCGGCATCGACACGACCAAGATCATGGGGCTGTCCCGCAAGGTCGCGACCGTGTCGGGCTTTGCGGTGCAGTACAACAAGGCCGTGGTCGGCAAGAACGCCTTTGCGCATGAATCCGGCATCCATCAGGACGGCGTGCTGAAGAACGCCGAAACGTTTGAGATCATGCGCCCCGAGGATATCGGGCTGAACGCCACCAACCTGGTGATGGGCAAGCATTCGGGCCGCGCGGCGCTGCGCGCCAAGATGAAGGAACTGGGCTACGATCTGGGCGACAACCAGCTGAAGGACGTGTTCGTGCGGTTCAAGGCGCTCGCCGACCGCAAGAAAGAGGTCTATGACGACGACCTGATCGCGCTGATGCGCGACAGCGACCTCGACGCCTCCCACGACCGGATACAGGTGCAGTTCCTGCGCGTGATCTGCGGGACCGAGGCGCCGCAATCGGCCGACCTGATCCTGTCCATCGACGGCAAGGAACACCGGGTCACCGCGCAGGGCGACGGGCCGGTGGACGCTACCTTCAACGCGGTCAAGCAACTGGTGCCGCACAATGGCCATCTGGAACTTTACCAGGTGCATGCGGTCACCGGCGGTACCGACGCGCAGGCCACGGTCAGCGTGCGGTTGCAGGAGGCGGGCCATATCGCAACGGGTCAGGCATCGGACACCGATACGGTGGTGGCCAGCGCCAAGGCCTATGTGAACGCGATCAACCGCCTGATGGTGCGTCGCGAAAAGACCAAGCCGGAGAGCGAAATCCAAACCGCCTGA
- a CDS encoding permease, with protein sequence MADTTQVPARLPALWRRIDKAWLAIPVIPLLVALFDSPQTWPTVEFAVGALGHTAPFIVFAVLAVAYLKASGAESLLAKAFEGRTGRMIVLAALLGGLSPFCSCEVIPFIAALLAVGAPLSAVMAFWLSSPLMDPAMFLITAGTLGTGFAVAKTVAAISIGMLGGFLTMTFAESRIFADPLRPKKSTCSSGGCGCGSPDHFKGKPVWKFWAHADRRATFREAAQENALFLFKWLALAYMIEALMLHYVPADAVAAVLGGEGLKPILLGAIVGGPAYLNGYAAVPLVDSLLRQGMSDGAAMSFVIAGGVSCIPAAIAVWALVKPRVFAAYVGFASVGAVLAGLTWGMIA encoded by the coding sequence ATGGCTGACACGACGCAAGTTCCCGCCCGCCTGCCCGCGCTCTGGCGCCGGATCGACAAGGCATGGCTGGCCATTCCCGTGATCCCGTTGCTGGTCGCGCTGTTTGATTCGCCGCAGACATGGCCGACCGTGGAATTCGCGGTGGGGGCGCTGGGCCATACTGCGCCCTTCATCGTCTTCGCCGTGCTTGCGGTCGCCTATCTGAAGGCCAGCGGGGCGGAGAGCCTTCTGGCCAAGGCGTTCGAGGGACGCACCGGCCGGATGATCGTGCTGGCCGCCCTGCTTGGCGGACTGTCGCCCTTCTGTTCGTGCGAGGTCATCCCCTTCATCGCGGCGCTTCTGGCGGTGGGGGCGCCCTTGTCGGCGGTCATGGCGTTCTGGCTCTCCTCGCCGCTGATGGACCCGGCGATGTTCTTGATCACGGCCGGGACGCTTGGCACCGGTTTTGCCGTGGCCAAGACCGTGGCGGCGATTTCTATCGGGATGCTGGGCGGCTTTCTGACGATGACCTTCGCCGAAAGCCGCATCTTTGCCGATCCGCTCCGCCCCAAGAAATCCACCTGTTCCAGCGGTGGGTGCGGCTGCGGCAGTCCCGACCACTTCAAGGGGAAGCCGGTCTGGAAATTCTGGGCGCATGCCGACCGCCGCGCCACGTTCCGCGAAGCGGCACAGGAAAACGCGCTGTTCCTGTTCAAGTGGCTGGCCCTTGCCTACATGATCGAGGCGCTGATGCTGCACTATGTACCGGCAGACGCCGTGGCGGCGGTGCTGGGGGGCGAGGGGCTGAAGCCGATCCTGCTGGGCGCCATCGTCGGCGGGCCGGCCTATCTGAACGGCTATGCCGCGGTGCCGCTGGTCGACAGCCTGCTGCGGCAGGGGATGAGCGATGGCGCGGCGATGTCCTTCGTAATTGCGGGCGGTGTCAGTTGTATTCCGGCTGCGATCGCGGTCTGGGCGCTGGTCAAGCCGCGGGTTTTTGCCGCCTATGTAGGCTTTGCCAGTGTGGGTGCCGTTCTTGCGGGCCTGACCTGGGGCATGATCGCCTGA